In Leifsonia sp. AK011, the genomic stretch GGGTTGCAGCGTCCGATTCGACCGCGGGCTCGTCCCACGGGTTGGCCGGGGGCTGAGCGGGCTGACGCTTCTTCAGGCCGAACGTGCGCTTGGCCTTGGGCACGTTGGGCATCGAGCGGCGCGGACCGTGGGCGCTGCGCATGTGGGTGGTCGCCCAGATCAGCAGGCCGATACCGAGGAGCAGGACGATCGCCCCACTCACGACCAGCGGGCCGACCCAGGGGGTCGAGTTGTCGAGCGGCCACTTGATGCTGAGGTTCGCGGGCGCGGGCTCGACACCGTCCGAGGCGATCACGAAGGAGACGTCCTCGGGAACCGTGACGGTGAGGGTGAGCACACCCTCCTCCACGTAGTCGTCGAACCAGAGGTCTGAGCCATCCGGATTCGGCACCTCGCTCTCCTCGCCCTGCACGAGGGTGCTGACGAGTTCGCCCGTCTCGGCGTCGTAGGTCACCTCGTTGTGCGTGGCGTCACCGACCCACGCGCGCACGTCGGTGGTGCGACCGTAGGCGGCCACCACCTGCTCGCTGCCGCTGAGGGTTATGGTCTGGCTGCCCGGGAAGGCAGCGAGCGTCGCACCGTCGATGATGGTCACGGGCGCGTCGGCAGTCGAGGACACGGACAGGGTGACGTTATTGGGGGACGCGAAGATCGTGCGCTGCGCGATGCCCATGCCCAGAAGACCTGCGGCGACGACGAACGCAACAATGGCGAGAACAAATCTCACGGACTACTCCTTTCGTGCCGCTCGGCGCGATCCGGGAGGTCGGGACCTCCAGCAGCAGACGCGACCACTCTCACTGGACGAGGAGGGACCTCCCGCAAACCCAGGAGAAGCAGCAACAAAGACGTTCAAGAATAGCGGATGCCTCTGCTCGGGCCTAACGTCCGCACTGGGAAGTGACTGGGAAAGCGAGGGGCATTCCCCGCACGGATGCTGAAATGAAGCCGTATTCTTCACGCCCTAGACTTCTCTGCATCCCCACGCCCACAAGGAGATGTTCATGGCTGCAGGCGAGACCGATTTCGGCACCGAGATGCGCGGCTATCGCAAGGATGAAGTGGATGCCACCATCCAGAGCCTGCGCGCCGAACTCGCGAAAGCCACGGCGGAACGTGCCGAATCGGCCAAGGAGGTCAAGCGACTCCTCGCCGTGAACGAGGACCTGCAGGCGGAGCTCGACGAGACGGGCAGCCCCACCTATGCGGGTCTCGGCACCAAGCTCGAGAACACCCTGCGGGTCGCCGAGGAGCAGTCCACTCGCCTCATCGCCCAGGCAGACATCGATGCGGAGAAGATGCGCAGCAGCGTCGCCGCCGAAGTCAAGAAGCTCACGTCGGATGCGGCAGCCGAGGCACAGCGCACGATCCTGGATGCCACGGAACGGGCATCCGCCACCCTCAGCGACGCCACCATGGAGGCCGACGCCCTCCTTTCCCGCGCTCGCGCCGAGGCCGAGACGCTCGTGCAGGATGCTCGCCGCGAGGCCGCGGCACTGCGTGGGGCCGCCACTACCGAGGTCGCGGAGGCCAGGTCGACCGCCGCCCGGGAGGCTGCCGCGGTACGCGCCGCAGCTGAGAAGGCCGCAGCCGAACTCCAGGAGTCCGCCGCCCGCGAGGCAAGCAATGCCCGCGAGATGGCCGCCGAGCTGGCCCGCGATTCCGAGCTGGGTCGCGCAAACTTCGAGAACGAGAATGCGACGAAGCGTGCCGACCTGGCCCGCGACCTCGAGCAGGGTCGCACCGACCTCGCGCGCGAGATCGCCACAGGACGGGCGCAGCTCGAGGCCGAGACAGCCAAGGCACGCACGGAGCTCGCCAACGAGATGGCCGCAGCCCGCGAGAAGCTCGAGAACGACACCACCGCCGCGGAGGAGAAGCTGCGCGTCGAGACTGAGACCGCTCGCGCGGCGCTCGAGGCGGACACGGAGGCTGCGCGGGCCGCGCTCGAAGCGGAGACGACGGCCGCACGCGCCGCCCTCGAGTCCGAGACGACCGCCACCCGGGCGACGCTCGAGTCGGAGGCCGCGGCCACGCGCACGGCGCTGGAGTCCGAGGCGAACTCCACACGAGCCGCGCTCGATGCTGAGGCCAAGGCAACGCGTGCCGCGCTTGAAGCGGAGACGAACTCCGCTCGGGCTGCTCTGGAGGCCGAGACGACGGCCGCCCGTTCCGACCTCGAGCACGAGATCACAACGGCGCGTGCCGAGCTCGAACGGGAGATCGCCACGGCGCGGGCGGAACTGGAGAACGAGACCGCCGCAGCTCGGAACGACCTGGAGGCCCAGGCATCCGAAGCCCAGGTGGCCCTCAACACCGAGATGGCCGAGCTGCGCGCGACGCTCACAGCGGACATCGCCGAGAAGACGGCGGCGCTCGAGGCGGAGACCACGAGTGCCCGCGCGGCACTCGCACACGACATCGAGAAGCAGACCGCCGACCTCAAGCGCGACATCGAGCGCCAGCGGGCGGAGCTGGCGAGCGAGACGGAGGCCACGCGCGCCGACTTGCAGCACCAGCGCGACGAGACCCGCACGACGCTCGAGCGCGAGGCAGAGCAGGCCAGGAACGCCCTGGCGCTGGAGATCGCCACGCGTCGTGACGAGGCCGAGGCCGCAGCACTGGCCGCCCAGAAGGAGGCCGCAGAGCAGACCGCCGCTTATCTCGAGGAGGCCCAGGCCCAGCTGAGGGAGGCCACCGCGCGCGCCGAGGAGGCCCGCGCCGAGGTCGATCGCCTCACCACGGAGTCCACGGCGGCAGCCAAGGCGATCCGCACCGACGCAGAGAAGCAGGCGAAGGAGCTCGTCTCGAACGCCGAGGCGCGCGCTCGCACACTCGTGGAAGAGGCTGAGCACCGCAGCGCCGCGCTGACTGCTGACGCTGAGGAGCGACTGGCGAAGATTAGGATTGAGCGCGAAACGGTCGCTGGATACCTCGAGAACCTGCGGGGCGTACTGCAGCAGGTCGAATCGGTTGCATCGGAGCAGTAGCAGAACCGAGCAGTATCAACACCGGGCAGTAACAACAGCGCGCTGAGCGGGAGCGGGACCGAAATGAAGATCCAGAATGCTTTTCGGGTAGGACTGCTCGGTGGTCTGGGCGTCATCGTGGCGGTGGCGATTGGTGCGACGATCGGCTCGCTCGCGACGATCCTCACCTACGTGGGCGCCGCGCTGTTCCTCGCACTCGGGCTCGACCCGGTGGTGAGCTGGCTGCAACGGCACAAGTTCCCGCGACCGCTCGCGATCGTTACGGTGCTCGTCGGGGTCCTCGCAGTGTTCGCCGGCCTCATCTTCGCGATCATCCCGGTCATCAGCGACCAGATCCAACGTGCCATCCGCACGGTCCCCGGGTTCATCAACTCGTTCTTCGATGGCAGCGCGCGCAAGGCCATTCAGGATGCGCTGCCGTGGCTGGACGTCGACAGCGTGATCACGGGAGCCCAGAACTGGGTCGCAACGCTCGACCCGACCCAGATCACCGGCGGTGTGCTGACCGTCGGCGTCGGGATAGCGACCGGCATCACGGGCGCTGTCATCGTGCTCATCCTCACCCTCTACTTCGTCTCATCGCTGAGCAACCTCAAGCGCGGGATCTACCGCCTGGTTCCGGCCTCGAAGCGGCCCAAGTTCATCGACCTCGCCGAGCAGACCAGCACGGCCGTCGGGCGTTTCGTCAGCGGCCAGTTCGTGCTCGCCCTGAGCAATGGTGTGCTGTCGTTCATCGTGCTGACGCTCATCCTCCCAGCCTTCGCGGTGCCGGTGAGCTACTCCGCGCTCTTCGCGTTCATCGCCTTCCTGGCGTCCCTCATCCCACTCGTGGGAACCGTTTCGGGCGCGGCGGTGATCACGCTTCTCGTCCTGCTGTTCGACGGCGCGCCCTCGTGGTTCATCGTGGGCATCTACTACCTCGTCTACATGCAGGTGGAGGCATACTTCCTGAGCCCCCGCATCATGGCGCAGGCCGTCAAGATCCCCGGCGCTGTGGTCGTGATCGCCGCACTGGCTGGCGGCACGCTGCTGGGCATCCTGGGGGCACTCATCGCCATCCCCGTCGCGGCTGGCATCATGCTCGTCATCGACCAGGTGGTCGTTCCCCGGCAGGAAGAGCTCTAGGCGGGATGCTGACTAGTCCCACTCGCGCGGCAGCGGAAGCACGCCGGGGTTCAGCCTGGCCACAATCTCGGTGAGCACGCGATAGGTCTGCTCCTCGCCCACCCAGAGGTGCTTACCACCCTCGACGGCGACGAACTCGAGCTCTGGCACGCTCGCGAACCTCTCGGCCGCCTCCGCTGGGCGCAGGTAGTCGTCGAGCTCGGGAATGATCGCGACGAGGCGCTTGCCGCTCCCCGCCCACGCGGCAACCTCGTCAGCGGTGGCGCGATGCAGGGGCGGCGAGAGCAGGATCGCACCGACAATGGGATGCTCGAGCCCATACTTGAGCGTGACCTCGGTGCCGAAGGACCAGCCAACGAGCCAGGGGTTCGGCAGCCCGCGCTGGGCTACGAAGGCCATGGCGGCCGCGAGATCGTGCCGCTCATCGACACCGTGGCCGAAGGTGCCCTCCGAGGTGCCGCGGGGCGACGTGACGCCCCGGAAGTTGAACCGAAGCACGGCGATGTCGGCGAGCGCCGGCAGCCGGGCGGCGGCCTTGCGCAGCACATGCGAGTCCATGAAACCGCCGGCGGTCGGCAACGGATGCAACGCCACGATGGTCGCGACCGGCTCCGCCGTCTCCGGCAGCGCCAGCTCCCCCACGAGCGTGAGCCCGTCGGCCGTGTGCAGTTCGATCTCCTCGCGGCGTGCTGGCAGGATCGTCCCGCCCCGTATCTCTGTCACGATCGTGTCAGCTCCTGATCTTCCAGCAGTGGGTGTGCCAGTGCCGACGCGCGGCCAGGTCGTCGGCCTCCCCCATGAGTCCGTCCGCGCGCCACGTCACCACGTGTGCGGTGCCCGGCGAGACCTCGAGGCTGCAGCCGGGGCAGACGTACGACTTGAGGGCACTCGCCGCGGCGATGGGCTGTACGTTCCAGCTTCCGTCGCGCTTGGACTCCACGTGGCGCTGGCCGGCGAGAGCTCTCGACAGGTCGATCTCCGGTGCGTCGTCGGAGGCCCTACGACCGCGGGGACGGTTCGACCTGGGCATACTCCAAGCCTACGACGACGACAGGGACCATCAGTCGGTGTCGAACTGGGCGAGGCGGGTCTCCTCGAGGTCGAGCACGGTCTGCGCGCGCACGAGAATGCGGGAGGCATAGCGCCCCTCCGAGCGAGCGATGAGCAGGGCATCCCGCTCCGCGCGGAGCACGTCGTAGCGGAGCATCCGATACCGGGTCAGGGGCAGGTCGGCCAGCTTCTCCGGGTCCCCAGCAGCCTCAACCTGCTCATGGAGCAGGTTGGTTCCGATCTCGGTGTCGTGCCGAACACGCTCGATGATGGCAGGGTCCACGGGCTCCCCCGCGCTGTCGGTGGCGTCCTCGAGCACCTGGAGGCCAGCCTCGTTGAGTTCGGCAAGGAGGGAGGCGAACTCGCGGCGATCGGCCGTGGCATCCGAGCCCTGCACGCCCAGCATGCGGATGAGCCACGGGAGGGTGCCGCCCTGCACCAGCAGCGTGACGACAGCGACCGTGAACGCGATGAGGACGAGCTGGTTGCGGTGCGGGATGTCGTCGGGCAGGGACTGGGCCGCGGCGAGGGTGACCACGCCGCGCATCCCCGCCCACCCCAGGATGATGCCGCCGCGCCACTCGAGGCCGTCATCGTGCAACTGCTTGATGTCGTTGCCGCGCCGACCCAGAACCCTGCGCGCAGCGGAGAGGCGACGCTCCTGGCGAGGCGTGATGTTCTCAGCCGGTATTCGCTCGAGATACTCCTTGCTCCGCTCGTGCCTCAGCAGTGCCCGCCGCTCCTGCCGTCGCAGGATGAGCAGCAGCGGTCCCACGAACAGGTAGCGCGTCGCGATGACCACAACGGTGACGAGGATGCCCAGCAGCACGGCCACGGGAACGCTGAGGTCGTCCGAGCGCACGTTGCCCACGACGTTGGTCAGTTCGAGCCCCATGAGCAGGAACACGCCGTTCTCGAGGAGGAACTGGATCGAGCGCCAGTTCGTGCGCTCGGTCGTTCGTGACTGCGGCGAGAAACGGCGTGAGGAGTGATAGCCCGAATACAGGCCAACGGTGACGACCGCGATCACCCCGCTCGCCCCGAACTGCTCGGCGGGAAGGAACGCGATGAACGGCACCGCGAAGGAGATCGCGGTGTCGAGCAGCGGGTCGTTGAGCCGTGAACGCACCCAGACGGTAATGAATCCGACGACGACGCCGACCGCGATCGCCACGGTCACGGCGAAGGCGAAGTCGCCGAGTGCATCCCAGAACGTGACGGTAGCTGCGGTCGCCGCGATCGCCGACCGCAGAAGCACGAGCGCCGTGGCGTCATTGACGAGGCTCTCGCCCTCCAGGATCGTGACGAGTCGCGGGGGCAGGCCGAACCGCTTGGCGATGGCGGTGGCCGCGACGGCGTCGGTCGGACTCACCACGGCGCCGACGGCGACCGCCGCCGCGAAGGACAGGGTGGGGAACACAGCCCAGAGGAGGGCCCCGGTGATGAAGGTCGTCGCGATCACGAGCAGGACGCTCAGCACCCCGATGGACGGGAAGTTCCTGCGGAAGTCGATGACGGGAACGCTGATGGCGGACGCGTAGAGGATCGGGGGCAGAAGCACGAAGAGCACGATCTCACTGGGAACGCTCACCGGCGCCCCCTGAACGAAGCTGAGACCAGCACCGATCACGATGAGGATGAGCGGGGTGGCGATGCCGAGCTTCTTGCCGAAGATACCGGCTGCCACGATCGTGATGATCGCGATGACGAAGAAGAGGGCGAGCTCAAGCACCTGATCCATCGCGCCAGCTTATCGATGGCGCGGGGTGCGAGCGGTTAGTACCAGCCTTCGACCTCGGAGTGTTCCCACGCACCGCACGGCGTCGCGTAACGTCCGGCGATGTAGCTCAGGCCCCACGAGATCTGGGTAGCCGGGTTCGTCGCCCAGTCGGCTCCAGCCGACGCCATCTTGTCTCCGGGAAGCGCCTGCGGGATGCCGTAGGCGCCACTGCTCGCGTTGTGCGCGTAGACGTTCCATCCGGATTCCCTGTTCCAGAGGGCAACCAGGCAATCGAACTGGTCCTGACCCCAGCCCATGCCCTGCAGGATCTCCCACGCCGCAGCCTGCGCGCTGCCCGGGTCCGGCGTACCAGCTGCGGGCGCGGCGGAGACGACTGGGGCAGGCGGTGCGATCTCGCTCGTCGTGAACGTGTCGCGCGCGGCGGTGTGCTGGTACTGGCCCGCGACGGTGAGCTCCTGGGCATCGACCTTCACGGTCGTGCCGGGCGCGACGATCTCCGACGCGCTGGCCTGCGACTGGGGGCTGAGCGAGTTCGTCACGAGGAGTGCCGTGGTCACGGCGATCGCGAAAATGGGGAGCGACCAAGTGGACCGCACGTGGCGTCCCGAAAGGTCCCCGCCGGAGCTTTTCAGCTGCGCGCGAAGGGAAGTCGCTCGTGTATGTGAACCCACAGTTGAAAAACTGTATCCCACGAGCCTGACAAAACCCAGAGGATGCGCATCCCCAGAGCGGGGTGCGCGCACCGGCTGAGCCTCAGCGCACCGCCAGCATGACGTTGATGACCGAGTCCAGGAGCAGGTCGACCTGACCCTCGTTGTACCCGCGCTTCTTGCTCGGGAAGGCAACGGCGCGCACCTGCTCAACACTCATCGGCTTGCCGTTCTGGAAGTAGCCCACGAGGCGGTCCGCGAAGGCGTCGACGGCCTTGGGGTCGTAGCCATCGGTGAGGATGCCGGTGCGCGAGAAGCGCTGTCCCGCCGGGCGTGCGAGCCGGTTGAGGATCTCCTGGGCGGATGCACGGGCCGCGGCGTACCACGCGGCATCCCCGATCTCGGCGAAGGCCCGCTCGCGCTCGCGCGCGGCGAAGGCGTCCTCAAGGCGCTCGAGTGCGGCATCAACGTGCTTGGTGGAGTACCCACCCTTCTCCATCGCGAACGCGGTGGTGCGGATGCTCTCGGCAGTCACGGTGCCGAGGCTGCCTCGGTCGGCGGTGTAGGCGGCGCGGGCCTCCTCGAGGAATTCCTCGACCTGCTCAACGCTGTATCCGGTGTGTGACTTACGTGCTCGCGGAAAGGTAGTACTCACCGCACCATTGTGCCCTACGCGAAGATGAGAAAGAGCGCATAGGCCGCTGCACCCGACAGCAGCGAGGAGTCGACACGGTCGAGGAAGCCCCCGTGTCCCGGCAGCCAGGTGCTGATGTCCTTGATGCCCAGGTCACGCTTGATGAGGGATTCCGCGAGGTCACCGAGGGTCGCCGTACCGAGGAGAACCAGACCGAAGATCACGCCGACCCACCATGGCTGCTGGAGCATGAAGATGGCGACGAGTACTCCCGCGAGGATGGCGGCGGCAGCCGAGCCCGCGAAGCCCTCCCAGGTCTTTCCTGGGCTGATGAGCGGTGCCATCTTGTGCTTACCGAACGTGAGCCCCGTCGCGTAGGCGCCCGTGTCGACGGCGACCACGACGATGAGGAACGCGAGCGTCCACCACTGGCCGCCCTCCTGGGCCGTCAGGAGCACCGTGAAGCCGGCCATGAACGCGACGTAGGCCATGATGAAGGCGCCGGCGCCCAGATCCTTGAGCAGGTCCATTCCGGACACACGATGCTCCGGGCGGATCATCTCCACGAGTCGCCAGATGGTGATCGCGAGCACCCCAGCGAGGGTCACCAGCCAGTGGCCCGTCGCAAGCCAGTAGAACGATGCCGGTACGACAGCGAGTGCGGCGATAACCGTCGGCACCCTGGGCACATCGCGCCCGGCGAACCTCAGGGCGCTGGCAAGTTCGAAGCTCGTGAAGCCGATCAGAACGGCCGCGAGCACCATGTAGAGCTCTTTGATCAGGACGAGGCTGACGAGCACCGCCCCGCCGAGCACGAGGCCCACGAGGATCGCGCGCAGGAGGGGTCGCCCGGTACGCGCGTTGATCTTGTCGTTCGTCGCGCGAACCTGGGCTTCGAAGTCGGAGACCATCAGACCTCGAGAAGCTCGGCTTCCTTGCGCTTCAGGGCGTCGTCGATGGCGTCGACGTGGCTCTTGGTCGAGGCATCCAGTTCCTTCTCGGCCCGGGCAACCTCGTCTTCGCCGACCTCCTTGAGGCCATCGAGGTCATCCTTCGCCTTGCGACGGATGTTACGGATCGCGACTCGCGCCTGCTCGGCCTTGTCGCGCACGATCTTGACGTACTCCTTGCGACGGTCCTCGGTGAGTTCCGGGAGGGTCGCGCGGATGACCGAGCCGTCGTTACCGACGCTCGCGCCGATGTGCGTCGCCGCGGCGAGCGCCTTCTCGATGTCCTTGAGCGCTGACTTGTCGAACGGCGTGATCAGGAGCGTGCGAGCCTCCTGGTTGACCATCGATGCGAGCTGGGCGAGAGGTGTCGGCGAACCGTAGTAGTCGACGAGCACCTTCTGGAAGAGGGCGGGGTTTGCACGGCCGGTGCGCACCGTCGAGAAATCGTCCTTGGCGACCTCCACGGCCTTCTGCATCTTGTCCTTGGCTTCAGCCAAAACGTCGCTGATCACGGGCAACTCCTTTGTGTCAGGTCGAGTTTAGTCGGGCACCGCTGGGAGCCGTGACCGCAACGGATGCAACGGCATCAGGCGGCAAGGAGTGCAACGCCCGCGAGCACCACCGTCGCACCGATCAGCCGCTGGACGGGATGCGGCTCACGGAAGAGCAACCAGCCCGCGAGACCCACGAGCACCACGCTCACCTCGCGCGCGGGCGCGACGATCGAGACGGGCGCGATCTGCACTGCGAAGAGGATGAGGATGTATGCCAGCGGCCCCAGAATCGCGAAGAGCAGCACCGCCACCCGGTGCGACCGCGCGATGCGCAGGGGTTCCGGCCAGCGCCGAAGGGCCGGGGCGGCCAGGAGCACCGCCTGCACCACGAGGGAACCCCAGTAGAAGCCAACGGGTGGCAGGTCGTGCACGGTCACCGCCGAGGCATCCCAGAGTGTGTAGATCGCGATGAGCACGCCGACACCGAGACCGTAGAGGATGCCCGTCCGATTATCGCGCGCACTGCTGCGCCCTCCAGCGAGACCGATGATCACGACGCCGAGCGTGATCACGACCGCACCGAGGATGCCGAGCCACCCCGGGCGCTCCCCCAGCACGAGCACCGCGAGCACGACGGCGAGGAAAGGGCCGGTGCCTCGCGCGAGGGGGTAGACGACCGAGACATCCGCGAGCCTGTATCCGCGCTGGAGCACGAGGAAGTAGACGACCTGGAGCGCACCGCTCACGAGAGCGAGCGGCAGGAGTTCCAGGAGGTCGGCCCCATCGGCAGCGAGCGATGCAACCCCGAACGGTGCGAACACCACAGCGCCCACGACGATCCCGGCCCAGATGTAGCTCGGGCCGGACATCCCCGCCTTCTTGACGACGACATTCCAGGTGGCGTGCGCGATCGCCGCGCCCGCGATGAGCAGCGCGACGATCAGGCCAGTCGACACGGGCCGGTCTAGCGGTGCGGCCTAGTTGGAGACGAGCGTGCCGATGGACTCGCCGCGGATGGCCTTGGTCACGTTGCCCGCTGGCTCCATGCCGAAGACGACCATGGGCATCGAGTTGTCCATGCAGAGGCTGAAGGCCGTCGAGTCGACGACCTTGAGGCCACGCACGAGCGCCTCCTGGTAGGTCACGTGCTCGAGCTTCGAGGCCGAGTCATCCTTGCGGGGATCACCCGTGTAGACCCCGTCCACGCCGTTCTTGGCAACGAGGACGACGTCGGCGCTGATCTCGAGCGCGCGCTGGGCCGCGACGGTATCGGTGGAGAAGTACGGGAGACCGGCACCGGCACCGAAGATCACGACGCGGCCCTTCTCGAGGTGACGCTCCGCGCGACGCGGGATGTAGGGCTCGGCGACCTGGGTCATCGAGATCGCCGACTGCACACGCGTGGCGGCGCCAGCCTGCTCGAGGAAGTCCTGCAGGGCGAGCGCGTTCATGACGGTGCCGAGCATTCCCATGTAGTCGGCGCGGCCACGGTCCATACCGCGCTGGCTGAGTTCCGCACCGCGGAAGAAGTTGCCACCACCGACGACGATCGCGATCTCGACATCCTGCGCGGCGAGTGCGATCTCCTTCGCGAGAGCGCTGACGACATCGGGATTCACGCCGAGTTGCCCACCGCCGAAGGCCTCACCCGACAGCTTCAACAGAACACGGCGCTTCTTTTCGGTCATCAATCAATCCTTCTGTTGTGTCTGCTGGGTGGTGCTGTGTACAGGCTATTGGTCCGGGCGCGAAAAGAGGGGCCCAGGACACGAAGTCCTGAGCCCCTCGTCACTGAGGTTTTACTTCAGCGAAATGCTTACGCGCCGACCTTGAAACGGGCAAAGCCCGTCACGGTCAGGCCGGCGTCATCCAGGACCTTCTTGACGGACAGCTTGTTGTCCTTCGCGTAGTCCTGCTCGAGCAGTGCGACCTGCTTGAAGAAGGCGCCGATGCGACCCTCGACGATCTTCGGCAGGGCCGCCTCGGGCTTGCCCTCGCCGCGGCTGATCTCCTCGACGATGCGACGCTCGTTCTCGACCTCGTCAGCGGGCACCTGGTCGCGGCCCAGGTACTGGGGCGCAGCGAACGAGATGTGCTGGGCGATTGAACGGGCCGTCTCCGCGTCGTCACCCGTGTAGGCGACGACGACGCCGATCTGGGGCGGGAGGTCCTTCGAGGTGCGGTGCAGGTACACGGCGAACTTGTCGCCGGGGATGCGCACAACACGACGGAGCTCGACCTTCTCGCCCAGGATTGCGGCCTGGTCGTCGATGACGCTGCCCACGGTTCCGCCATCGAGCGGAACGGCGAGAGCGGCCTCGAGGGTCTCGGCACCCGAGTCGGCGAGGGCCTGGAGGACCTTCTCGCCGAGTGCGACGAACTTGTCGTTCTTGGCCACGAAGTCGGTCTCGCAGGCGAGCTCAATCATCGTGGTGGCGGTTGCCGACTCGACGGCGGCGATGAGGCCCTCGCTCGTGGAGCGGTCGGCACGCTTCGCGTTGCCCTTCGCACCCTTGAGACGGAGGATCTCGACGGCCTTCTCGATGTCGCCCTCGGCTTCGACGAGAGCGTTCTTCGTGTCGACCATGCCGGTGCCCAGGCGCTCGCGCAGGGCCTTGATGTCAGCGAGGCTGATGTCTGCCACGGTGTGGATCCTTACTGGTTGCTTGTTGTCTGGTTACTTCGAGGACGAGTCGTCGGCGTCGGCCTTCTTGGCCGGTGCCTTCTTCGCCGGAGCCTTCTTCTCGGCCGCGGGCTTCTTCTCGGCGGACGTTGCCTCCGCCTCAATCTTGGCCTCGGTCTCGGCGTCCGACTCGACGTGGTGCTCGGGGACGATGGTCTCGTCCGCGGCTGCCTCGTGCTCGGCCGCAACGGCGTCGGCGTCGTTCTCCTCGACGGGGACCTCGGCGGCGATGACCTCGGCAACAGCCTCGGTGTCATGCGTGGTCGAGGTCACAAGACCGTCAACGGCCTCGATCTTCTCGGCCTCGGACGCGGGGGTCTCGGAAGCCTGGAGGAGCTCCGCCTCCCACGCGGCCAGCGGCTCGACCTCTGCGCCCTCTTCGGGCTTCTGGTGACGCTGGATGAGACCCTCGGCCGCGCCATCCGCGATGATGCGGGTCAGCAGGGCGACGGAACGGATCGCGTCGTCGTTACCCGGGATCGGGTACTGGACCTCGTCGGGGTCGCAGTTGGTGTCAAGGATGCCGATGACGGGGATGCCGAGCTTGCGCGCCTCGTCGATGGCGAGGTGCTCCTTCTTGGTGTCGACAACCCACAGCGCCGACGGCGTCTTGGTGAGGTTGCGGATACCGCCGAGCGACTTGTGCAGCTTGTCGAGCTCGCGCTTCTTGATGAGCAGTTCCTTCTTGGTGAAGCCGCTCTTCGAGCTGTCTTCGAAGTCGAGCTCCTCGAGCTCCTTCATGCGCGCGAGGCGCTTGGAGACCGTCTGGAAGTTGGTGAGGAGACCGCCGAGCCAACGCTGGTTAACATAGGGCTGGCCGACGCGGAGCGCCTGCTCCGCGATGGACTCCTGGGCCTGCTTCTTGGTGCCGACGAAGAGGATGGTGCCGCCGTGGGCGACCGTCTCCTTGACGAAGTCGTACGCCTTGTCGATGTAGGCCAGCGACTGCTGCAGGTCGATGATGTAGATGCCGGAACGCTCGGTGAAGATGAAGCGCTTCATCTTCGGGTTCCAACGGCGGGTCTGGTGCCCGAAGTGAACGCCGCTGTCGAGCAGCTGGCGAATGGTGACGACGGCCATGGCCGTTCTCCTTCTCTGGCGCACGCGTGCGTGCGCCTACTCAGTTGTTCACCGCTACCGGTCGGTGCG encodes the following:
- a CDS encoding phosphatidate cytidylyltransferase — translated: MVSDFEAQVRATNDKINARTGRPLLRAILVGLVLGGAVLVSLVLIKELYMVLAAVLIGFTSFELASALRFAGRDVPRVPTVIAALAVVPASFYWLATGHWLVTLAGVLAITIWRLVEMIRPEHRVSGMDLLKDLGAGAFIMAYVAFMAGFTVLLTAQEGGQWWTLAFLIVVVAVDTGAYATGLTFGKHKMAPLISPGKTWEGFAGSAAAAILAGVLVAIFMLQQPWWVGVIFGLVLLGTATLGDLAESLIKRDLGIKDISTWLPGHGGFLDRVDSSLLSGAAAYALFLIFA
- the frr gene encoding ribosome recycling factor; this encodes MISDVLAEAKDKMQKAVEVAKDDFSTVRTGRANPALFQKVLVDYYGSPTPLAQLASMVNQEARTLLITPFDKSALKDIEKALAAATHIGASVGNDGSVIRATLPELTEDRRKEYVKIVRDKAEQARVAIRNIRRKAKDDLDGLKEVGEDEVARAEKELDASTKSHVDAIDDALKRKEAELLEV
- a CDS encoding sodium:proton antiporter, giving the protein MDQVLELALFFVIAIITIVAAGIFGKKLGIATPLILIVIGAGLSFVQGAPVSVPSEIVLFVLLPPILYASAISVPVIDFRRNFPSIGVLSVLLVIATTFITGALLWAVFPTLSFAAAVAVGAVVSPTDAVAATAIAKRFGLPPRLVTILEGESLVNDATALVLLRSAIAATAATVTFWDALGDFAFAVTVAIAVGVVVGFITVWVRSRLNDPLLDTAISFAVPFIAFLPAEQFGASGVIAVVTVGLYSGYHSSRRFSPQSRTTERTNWRSIQFLLENGVFLLMGLELTNVVGNVRSDDLSVPVAVLLGILVTVVVIATRYLFVGPLLLILRRQERRALLRHERSKEYLERIPAENITPRQERRLSAARRVLGRRGNDIKQLHDDGLEWRGGIILGWAGMRGVVTLAAAQSLPDDIPHRNQLVLIAFTVAVVTLLVQGGTLPWLIRMLGVQGSDATADRREFASLLAELNEAGLQVLEDATDSAGEPVDPAIIERVRHDTEIGTNLLHEQVEAAGDPEKLADLPLTRYRMLRYDVLRAERDALLIARSEGRYASRILVRAQTVLDLEETRLAQFDTD
- a CDS encoding DivIVA domain-containing protein; this encodes MSTTFPRARKSHTGYSVEQVEEFLEEARAAYTADRGSLGTVTAESIRTTAFAMEKGGYSTKHVDAALERLEDAFAARERERAFAEIGDAAWYAAARASAQEILNRLARPAGQRFSRTGILTDGYDPKAVDAFADRLVGYFQNGKPMSVEQVRAVAFPSKKRGYNEGQVDLLLDSVINVMLAVR
- a CDS encoding AI-2E family transporter, which translates into the protein MKIQNAFRVGLLGGLGVIVAVAIGATIGSLATILTYVGAALFLALGLDPVVSWLQRHKFPRPLAIVTVLVGVLAVFAGLIFAIIPVISDQIQRAIRTVPGFINSFFDGSARKAIQDALPWLDVDSVITGAQNWVATLDPTQITGGVLTVGVGIATGITGAVIVLILTLYFVSSLSNLKRGIYRLVPASKRPKFIDLAEQTSTAVGRFVSGQFVLALSNGVLSFIVLTLILPAFAVPVSYSALFAFIAFLASLIPLVGTVSGAAVITLLVLLFDGAPSWFIVGIYYLVYMQVEAYFLSPRIMAQAVKIPGAVVVIAALAGGTLLGILGALIAIPVAAGIMLVIDQVVVPRQEEL
- a CDS encoding lytic transglycosylase domain-containing protein, whose product is MTTALLVTNSLSPQSQASASEIVAPGTTVKVDAQELTVAGQYQHTAARDTFTTSEIAPPAPVVSAAPAAGTPDPGSAQAAAWEILQGMGWGQDQFDCLVALWNRESGWNVYAHNASSGAYGIPQALPGDKMASAGADWATNPATQISWGLSYIAGRYATPCGAWEHSEVEGWY
- a CDS encoding alpha/beta fold hydrolase; the encoded protein is MVTEIRGGTILPARREEIELHTADGLTLVGELALPETAEPVATIVALHPLPTAGGFMDSHVLRKAAARLPALADIAVLRFNFRGVTSPRGTSEGTFGHGVDERHDLAAAMAFVAQRGLPNPWLVGWSFGTEVTLKYGLEHPIVGAILLSPPLHRATADEVAAWAGSGKRLVAIIPELDDYLRPAEAAERFASVPELEFVAVEGGKHLWVGEEQTYRVLTEIVARLNPGVLPLPREWD